A single window of Nicotiana sylvestris chromosome 3, ASM39365v2, whole genome shotgun sequence DNA harbors:
- the LOC104225832 gene encoding probable pectinesterase/pectinesterase inhibitor 61 has translation MGYGRLGKPDPGEISGRDIIPNDIPIPKSRSSKLKFLIIVATVLLIASVISVAVLVGVRKNSGNRIDKPSQAMARTCSRTLYPSLCLNSLINYPGAKSASDSDLVHISVNLTLQRFGKALYISSDINNLEMNTHIRSAYDDCLELLEESVDLLSHSLNSVFPGDGGGNSPAGSTQDVMTWLSAALTNQDTCTDSFADVTGNVKDQMSENLKDLSELVSNALAIYAAANGDDDFSGIPIQNRRRRLMELEHNDVPTTNEHDDFPKWLSRRDRKLLNKSVSAIQADIIVAKDGSGTVKTIAEAIKKVPEKSNRRTIIYVKAGRYEENILKVGRKKMNVMFIGDGKGKTVITGGKSVSQNITTFHTASFAATGAGFVARDMTFENYAGPSKHQAVALRIGGDHAVVFRCNIIGYQDTLYVHSQRQFYRECDIYGTVDFIFGNAAVVLQNCNIYARKPMANQKNTITAQNRKDPNQNTGISIHACKILATPDLEASKGSFPTYLGRPWKMYSRTVYMLSNMGDHIHPSGWLEWNGDFALDTLYYGEYMNFGPGAAVGKRVTWPGYRVIKSVEEASKFTVAKFIYGSSWLPSTGVAYLAGLNT, from the exons ATGGGCTATGGCCGGCTAGGAAAACCCGACCCTGGAGAAATCTCCGGCAGAGACATAATTCCTAATGATATTCCAATTCCCAAATCCCGCAGTTCTAAGCTTAAATTCCTCATCATTGTTGCCACTGTTCTTTTGATTGCCTCTGTAATTTCAGTAGCTGTATTGGTCGGTGTTCGGAAAAATTCCGGAAACAGAATCGATAAACCAAGTCAAGCAATGGCGCGTACCTGTAGTCGCACTCTCTACCCATCTCTCTGTCTCAATTCGTTAATTAATTACCCTGGAGCTAAATCTGCTTCAGACAGTGACCTCGTTCACATTTCTGTCAATTTAACACTCCAACGCTTTGGTAAAGCACTTTATATATCTTCCGACATTAATAACCTTGAAATGAACACTCACATAAGATCAGCATACGATGATTGTCTCGAATTGTTGGAGGAATCAGTAGACCTTTTATCTCATTCTTTGAACTCTGTTTTCCCCGGCGATGGCGGCGGCAATTCTCCGGCGGGGTCCACACAGGACGTGATGACGTGGCTGAGCGCAGCTCTCACGAACCAGGACACGTGTACGGACAGTTTCGCTGACGTCACCGGGAACGTGAAGGATCAGATGAGTGAGAACCTTAAGGACTTGTCGGAATTGGTGAGTAATGCTCTCGCCATTTACGCCGCCGCAAATGGCGACGATGATTTCTCTGGGATTCCGATACAGAATCGTCGGCGCAGATTAATGGAATTGGAACATAATGATGTACCGACAACAAATGAACATGATGATTTCCCGAAATGGTTGTCGAGGAGAGACAGAAAATTGTTAAACAAATCAGTGTCGGCAATTCAAGCCGACATAATTGTGGCAAAAGACGGTAGCGGGACGGTGAAGACGATAGCCGAGGCAATAAAGAAGGTGCCGGAAAAGAGTAATCGTCGGACCATAATTTACGTCAAGGCGGGAAG GTATGAAGAGAATATCTTGAAGGTAGGGAGGAAGAAAATGAACGTGATGTTTATAGGGGACGGGAAGGGGAAGACAGTGATTACAGGAGGCAAAAGTGTATCCCAGAACATTACAACATTCCATACAGCTTCTTTTG CGGCAACTGGAGCTGGTTTTGTCGCAAGGGATATGACATTTGAGAACTACGCTGGACCAAGCAAGCATCAAGCAGTAGCCCTTCGTATCGGAGGAGATCATGCCGTGGTCTTTCGCTGCAATATTATTGGATACCAAGACACCCTCTATGTGCACTCACAGCGCCAATTCTATCGCGAGTGTGATATCTATGGGACGGTGGATTTCATCTTTGGCAATGCAGCAGTGGTCCTCCAAAACTGCAACATCTATGCCCGAAAGCCCATGGCCAATCAAAAGAACACCATCACTGCCCAAAACAGGAAAGACCCTAATCAAAACACTGGCATTTCAATCCATGCTTGCAAAATCCTAGCAACACCTGACCTCGAGGCGTCCAAAGGAAGCTTCCCTACATATCTAGGTCGACCATGGAAGATGTACTCGCGAACAGTCTACATGTTATCTAACATGGGCGATCATATACACCCGAGTGGCTGGCTTGAGTGGAATGGTGATTTTGCGCTGGACACATTGTATTATGGCGAGTACATGAACTTTGGGCCAGGAGCAGCCGTTGGGAAACGGGTTACTTGGCCGGGATATCGGGTCATCAAGTCCGTGGAAGAGGCCAGTAAGTTCACCGTAGCTAAGTTCATTTATGGATCATCTTGGTTGCCTTCAACAGGAGTGGCTTACTTGGCAGGGCTGAATACTTAA
- the LOC104225831 gene encoding phosphatidylinositol 4-kinase gamma 3 yields the protein MSIASVALSPVFEDNLNLAGCLSAQHGSWSNDSILIFLTVGGSVIPLRVKESDSIASVKLRIQTYKGFFVKKQKLVFEGKELARNNSCVRDYGVADGNILHLVLRLSDLQAITVRTVCGQEFEFHVERKRNVGYVKQQIAKKGKGFCNLKEQELIFDGEELEDKRLIDDICKSYDAVLHLLVRKSAKVQARAVQKDFEVSIVASSDESGADAVEKLQESIQVVPLNTVPRSFILEPLILNPKITLSPVVKQLIGSTFDGIEMGHQPIRSSEGSGGAYFMLDSCGQNYVSVFKPIDEEPMAVNNPRGLPLSVDGEGLKKGTRVGEGALREVAAYILDHPKSGPRSTCSDEKGFAGVPPTIMVKCLHTGFNYVEGCEYSSKRLKIGSLQMFMKNCGSCEDLGPRAFPVDDVHRISVLDIRLANADRHAGNILVQKDDKDGQLVLIPIDHGYCLPENFEDCTFDWLYWPQAQQPYSAETIAYINSLDTEKDIELLKFHGWTLSPACARVLRISTMLLKKGAKRGLTPFAIGRIMCRETLKKESVIEQIVEEAQEGVLPETSEAAFLQSVSMVMDRHLDDLIK from the exons ATGTCTATTGCTAGTGTTGCTCTGAGTCCTGTGTTCGAGGATAATTTGAACTTAGCTGGCTGTTTGTCAGCCCAACATGGTTCCTGGTCGAATGATTCAATCTTGATCTTTCTGACCGTGGGTGGTTCTGTAATTCCCTTGCGTGTTAAGGAATCCGACTCTATTGCTTCCGTGAAATTAAGAATCCAGACATACAAAGGTTTCTTTGTGAAGAAGCAGAAGCTTGTCTTTGAAGGCAAGGAGTTGGCTCGGAACAATTCCTGTGTGAGGGACTATGGAGTCGCTGATGGCAACATTTTGCATTTGGTTCTTCGTCTGTCTGATTTACAAGCAATTACTGTTAGGACAGTGTGTGGTCAGGAGTTTGAGTTCCATGTGGAGAGAAAGAGAAATGTTGGTTATGTGAAACAGCAGATTGCAAAGAAGGGGAAGGGGTTTTGCAATCTAAAGGAACAGGAACTAATATTTGATGGTGAAGAATTAGAAGATAAGAGGCTGATAGATGATATTTGTAAAAGCTACGATGCAGTTCTTCACTTGCTGGTGCGTAAATCAGCTAAAGTACAGGCTAGAGCAGTGCAAAAAGATTTTGAAGTTTCGATTGTAGCATCATCAGATGAGAGTGGGGCTGATGCAGTAGAGAAGCTACAAGAGAGTATTCAGGTTGTCCCACTCAATACCGTgccgagaagttttattttggaACCATTGATTCTTAACCCTAAGATCACACTATCGCCTGTGGTTAAGCAGCTGATTGGTAGCACTTTCGACGGCATAGAGATGGGTCACCAACCAATTAGGTCTTCTGAGGGATCAGGGGGTGCTTATTTCATGCTAGATTCATGTGGTCAGAATTATGTCTCTGTTTTTAAACCAATAGATGAGGAGCCTATGGCTGTGAATAATCCCCGGGGGCTGCCATTGTCCGTAGATGGCGAGGGATTGAAGAAGGGCACACGTGTAGGAGAAGGAGCATTAAGGGAGGTTGCAGCATACATTTTGGATCATCCCAAGTCGGGACCTCGCTCAACTTGTAGCGATGAGAAGGGTTTTGCTGGAGTTCCTCCCACAATTATGGTCAAGTGTCTCCATACCGGTTTCAATTATGTAGAAGGTTGTGAATATTCATCCAAGCGTCTTAAGATTGGGTCGCTGCAGATGTTCATGAAAAACTGTGGAAGTTGTGAGGATCTTGGTCCTCGTGCTTTTCCTGTTGATGATGTACACAGGATCTCAGTGCTGGACATAAGGTTGGCGAATGCAGATAGGCACGCGGGAAACATTTTGGTTCAGAAAGATGATAAGGATGGTCAGCTTGTGCTTATTCCAATTGATCATGGCTACTGCTTGCCTGAAAAT TTTGAAGACTGTACTTTTGACTGGCTGTACTGGCCTCAAGCACAACAACCTTACTCTGCCGAAACAATTGCTTACATAAACTCTCTTGATACCGAGAAAGACATTGAACTTCTGAAGTTTCATGGCTGGACCCTATCCCCTGCATGTGCACGCGTACTTCGTATCTCAACTATGCTTCTGAAGAAAGGTGCAAAAAGAGGGCTAACACCTTTTGCTATTGGAAGAATTATGTGTAGGGAGACACTAAAGAAGGAATCTGTCATTGAGCAGATAGTTGAAGAAGCACAAGAGGGTGTGCTCCCAGAAACAAGTGAGGCAGCATTCTTGCAATCTGTTTCGATGGTCATGGATCGACACCTTGATGACTTGATTAAGTAA